The genome window GCGTCAGCCGCACATCGGCGCCCATGGCCCGCAGATGCTGGATTTTTTCCTTCGACATCTTGTCCGGGATGACCAGCAACACCTTATAGCCCTTGGCCTGACCCACCAGCGTCAGCGCCAGACCCGTGTTTCCGGCCGTCGCCTCGACGATCGTGCCGCCGGGTTTCAGATACCCCTCCGCCTCGGCCGCCGCGATCATCGACAGGGCGATGCGGTCCTTGATCGACCCGCCCGGGTTCTGTGCCTCCAGCTTCAGGAACAGCTTGCAAGGTCCGGTGTCGATCCGCGTCACCTCCACCATCGGCGTCTTGCCGATCAGGTCCAGCAACGACCCGGTCGGCGCGCTCAGGGTCGGGTGTTCGGCAAGGGACATGATCGGGCTCCGGATTCGAGGTCGGAAGCTAGGCGTGCCGCCGTGCCCGGACAACCCGTTGCCAATGGCGTAGGTTATGGCTATATTTATGGCCATAATTCGGAGGGTGATCATGGCCAGTTATGGCGTTGCTGAAGCCAAGAACAACTTCACCCATCTGCTGGACCGGGTACAGGAAGGCGAAAGCATCACCATCACCCGGCACGGCAAACCGATCGCGGAACTGCGGGCCACGGCCAGTCCGCCCACCCCCAGGCTGACCCCGGCCGAAAAGCAGGCTTGGTACGACGAGTTCGTCAAGCGCCGTGAAGCCCGGGCCATGTCCTCGATCGACGCCGTCGACCTCGTCCAGGCCATGCGGGACGGCGTTGCTGAGTGACGCTTTACGCCGACGCAAGTGCCATCGTCGCCACGGTGTCGAGACAGCCGAACAGTCGCCTGATCGATCCGCTCGTACGAGACCCCTTGCAAGTTCTGGTCGTCAGCGATTTTGCCTTGGCAGAAAGCGCGGCTGCATTGGCAAAGCTCGGCCGGGTCGAAGAGTGGTCCACCGCCGAGGCCGCCGGTTTTTTCGAGGAACTTGATGCCTGGGCGACATTGCTGACTGAACGCGTTGAAATCGAGCCTTCGGATTTGGCCGACGCAAACATGTTCGTTCGAATGCCGCGGCTTTCGCTCCGCGCCCCTGACGCGATCCACATCGCCGCCGCGACGCGGCTAGAGGCGACAATACTCACGCTCGATCGCGGCATGGCGCGCGCCGCCACTGCGCTGGGCGTACCCTGCCTGAACCCCGCCGAGGCCGAAGCGCCCGGCGAACCGAAAGACTGAATGACCAAACCACCCAGAAAACCCGCCGCCGGATTGCCGGACGAGGCCACCCTGCTGGCCTTCCTGCGCGAGGCCGGATCGGCGGAAAAGGGCGATATCGCCCGCCACTTCGGCCTGAAGGGCGAGGATCGCCGGCGCTTGCG of Brevundimonas subvibrioides contains these proteins:
- a CDS encoding type II toxin-antitoxin system VapC family toxin, with product MTLYADASAIVATVSRQPNSRLIDPLVRDPLQVLVVSDFALAESAAALAKLGRVEEWSTAEAAGFFEELDAWATLLTERVEIEPSDLADANMFVRMPRLSLRAPDAIHIAAATRLEATILTLDRGMARAATALGVPCLNPAEAEAPGEPKD
- a CDS encoding type II toxin-antitoxin system Phd/YefM family antitoxin — protein: MASYGVAEAKNNFTHLLDRVQEGESITITRHGKPIAELRATASPPTPRLTPAEKQAWYDEFVKRREARAMSSIDAVDLVQAMRDGVAE